The Falco peregrinus isolate bFalPer1 chromosome 1, bFalPer1.pri, whole genome shotgun sequence genome has a window encoding:
- the LOC101915726 gene encoding sodium/nucleoside cotransporter 2, with product MEENQITLGNLEKGADNPAFSSVGEERLYEEHDGPCGESEEERREGEGRFSSYCRKALQPVSKAKHFCKAHAKVLRRVILWLLGIAYLCYFIAACWLNFQRALALVVMTAVVVFFICWNLFKKHCGAKVLLLLSSVWKRFHKFWPWLKWLLFVAHLGGLIMWLALNTSGNPEQLISLAGFCFLVLFLFACSKHHGEVSWRAVFWGLGLEFLFGLLVLRTTPGIQAFQWLGDQIQFFLGYTTAGSRFVFGNTLIEEVFAFQALPIVVFFSCVMSILYYLGVMQWLIVKISWLLQVSMGTTPTETLSVAGNIFVGQTEAPLLIRPYLADMTRSEIHAVMTGGFSTIAGSVMGAYISFGIDAASLIAASVMAAPCALAMSKLVYPEVEESKFKGKASIHLSSGEEQNILEAASNGAAASVGLVANIAANLIAFLAVLEFINTALHWFGEMVDIEGLSFQLICSYVLMPVAFLMGADWADSPLVAELLGIKIFLNEFVAYQQLATYKKNRLSGLEEWDGSRKQWISERAESIATFALCGFANLSSIGIMLGGLASMAPQRKGDLASIVLRALLTGACVSMLNACLAGLLHVPTEVGNCVTFLSTANFSSTSYTMYTCCKQLFASSVLMNGTLSFTGAWASVGDSTLCLTQCCRHYNHTSCAGTT from the exons ATGGAAGAAAACCAGATAACCCTGGGCAACCTTGAGAAGGGCGCTGATAACCCAGCTTTCAGCTCCGTG GGGGAGGAGAGACTCTATGAGGAACATGATGGTCCATGTGGTGAGAgtgaagaggagaggagagaaggggaagggagatTCTCCTCCTACTGCAG GAAGGCCCTGCAGCCGGTATCCAAGGCAAAGCACTTCTGCAAGGCTCATGCCAAGGTGTTGAGAAGAGTCATCCTGTGGCTTCTTGGAATAG CCTACCTGTGCTACTTTATTGCGGCCTGTTGGCTCAATTTCCAGCGAGCCCTTGCCTTGGTTGTCATGACTGCTGTGgttgttttcttcatctgttgGAACCTCTTCAAGAAGCACTGTGGGGCAAAGGTATTGCTGCTCCTCAGCTCTGTTTGGAAACGCTTCCATAAGTTCTGGCCATGGTTGAAATG GCTTCTGTTTGTGGCCCACCTGGGAGGCCTGATTATGTGGCTGGCTTTGAACACCTCCGGAAATCCAGAGCAGCTCATCTCATTAGCTGGCTTCTGCTTTTTGGTGCTGTTCCTGTTTGCCTGCTCCAAGCACCATGGTGAA GTGTCCTGGAGAGCTGTTTTCTGGGGTCTTGGCTTAGAGTTCTTATTTGGACTCTTGGTCCTCCGAACAACCCCCGGCATTCAAGCCTTCCAGTGGCTGGGTGACCAGATCCAG TTCTTCCTGGGCTACACCACAGCTGGCTCCAGATTCGTCTTTGGAAACACACTCATTGAAGAAGTCTTTGCCTTTCAG gctctgcccATTGTGGTTTTCTTCAGTTGTGTGATGTCCATCCTCTACTACCTTGGTGTCATGCAGTGGCTCATTGTCAAG ATCTCTTGGCTGCTTCAGGTTTCGATGGGCACCACACCCACTGAGACCCTGAGTGTGGCAGGGAACATCTTCGTGGGACAG ACTGAAGCCCCGCTGCTCATCCGCCCATACCTTGCAGACATGACCCGTTCAGAAATCCACGCTGTGATGACTGGTGGCTTTTCCACCATTGCAGGCAGTGTGATGGGTGCCTACATATCCTTTGGG ATAGATGCGGCATCACTGATTGCAGCCTCTGTGATGGCTGCACCCTGTGCCCTTGCCATGTCCAAACTCGTCTACCCTGAAGTGGAAGAGTCCAAGTTCAAGGGCAAAGCAAGCATCCACCTCTCCAGTGG GGAAGAGCAGAACATCTTGGAAGCTGCAAGCAACGGAGCTGCCGCCTCTGTGGGGCTTGTGGCCAACATTGCAGCCAACCTCATCGCCTTCTTGGCGGTGCTGGAGTTCATCAACACTGCTCTGCACTGGTTTGGGGAGATGGTAGACATCGAGGGACTCTCCTTCCAG CTGATCTGCTCCTACGTCCTCATGCCCGTGGCCTTTCTCATGGGGGCAGACTGGGCAGACTCGCCACTGGTGGCCGAGCTCTTGGGGATCAAGATCTTCCTGAACGAGTTTGTGGCATACCAGCAGCTGGCCACGTACAAGAAGAACCGTCTGTCAGGCCTGGAGGAGTGGGATGGGAGCCGGAAGCAGTGGATATCT GAAAGAGCCGAGAGCATTGCCACCTTTGCCCTCTGCGGATTCGCCAACCTCAGCTCCATTGGGATCATGCTGGGAGGCCTAG CTTCCATGGCACCCCAACGCAAGGGTGACTTAGCCTCCATCGTGCTGCGAGCCCTGCTCACTGGTGCCTGCGTCTCCATGCTCAATGCCTGCCTGGCAG GTCTCCTTCATGTGCCAACGGAGGTGGGCAACTGTGTGACCTTCCTCAGTACTGCCAACTTCAGCTCTACCAGCTACACCATGTACACGTGCTGCAAGCAGCTCTTTGCCAG CTCGGTGCTCATGAACGGGACACTCTCCTTCACAGGAGCCTGGGCCAGTGTGGGGGACAGCACGCTGTGCCTGACGCAATGCTGCAGGCATTACAACCACACATCCTGTGCAGGGACAACCTAG